The stretch of DNA AACACATCATTGGCAAGCTCTGCTTCTGGCGCACGTAAAACTAATCGCGTCGTAAACTCGACCATCAATTCCTGCCCGCCCATTTCGGTGAACGGCAAGGTCAAGGCGCGTTTGTCAATCACGACTGCACGAACTCGGAATTGCACTTGCTCGACAGCATGAAAGAAATGTTGTTTCTGGACCCGCGTCGTTTTATATGTCTTGAACTCAAACCGCGCCGGCAAATGCAATGCTTGGCGAACAGCAGCTAAAGCCGATAGTGCATTGTGTTCTGCCAATTGCACCATCGCCAACACAAAATAACTGGACGAACCCTCCGCTCCGCTCAATCCAGGATCGCCCGAATCGTCGAGGTAGTGGTACTGTGCCATTGTTATTTTGCCTTGACCTCGAAGCATTGAGTACGCGATTGACAAACGAATCGCAGGCGATTATGATGCAACAAATGC from Chloroflexota bacterium encodes:
- a CDS encoding DUF3800 domain-containing protein encodes the protein MAQYHYLDDSGDPGLSGAEGSSSYFVLAMVQLAEHNALSALAAVRQALHLPARFEFKTYKTTRVQKQHFFHAVEQVQFRVRAVVIDKRALTLPFTEMGGQELMVEFTTRLVLRAPEAELANDVLIVDAGTPALCRALRLRLSVECRQRERERPFSKIVGGRSQNEDGLQLADMIAGAIRQYVVQGQKEHYATFVNKVIDLWQEPER